From Brassica oleracea var. oleracea cultivar TO1000 chromosome C3, BOL, whole genome shotgun sequence, a single genomic window includes:
- the LOC106330758 gene encoding N-alpha-acetyltransferase daf-31-like, with translation MVCIRRATVDDLLAMQACNLMCHPENYQMKYYLYHILSWPQLLYVAEDYNGRIVGYVLAKMEEESNECHGHITSLALLRTHRKLGLATKFMTAAQAAMEQVYGAEYVSLHVRRSNRAAFNLYTETLGYQINDVEAKYYADGEDAYDMRKNLKGKQIHHHASHGHHHHHHGGGCCSGDAKVVETTQAEDAKATSSKQSVAARVNSHSCRRRCSTRRCPCR, from the coding sequence ATGGTTTGTATCAGGCGAGCAACGGTGGACGATCTTCTCGCGATGCAAGCTTGCAACCTAATGTGCCATCCCGAGAACTACCAGATGAAGTACTACCTCTACCACATCCTCTCTTGGCCTCAGCTTCTCTACGTCGCCGAGGACTACAACGGTCGCATCGTTGGGTACGTCCTCGCCAAGATGGAAGAGGAGAGCAACGAGTGCCACGGCCACATCACTTCCCTCGCCCTTCTCCGCACCCATCGCAAGCTCGGCCTCGCCACTAAGTTCATGACCGCCGCTCAAGCCGCCATGGAACAGGTTTACGGGGCAGAGTATGTTTCATTGCATGTGAGGAGAAGTAACAGAGCAGCGTTCAATCTGTACACGGAGACATTAGGCTACCAGATTAACGATGTGGAAGCTAAGTATTACGCTGATGGAGAGGATGCCTATGACATGCGAAAGAATCTCAAGGGTAAGCAGATTCATCACCACGCAAGCCACGGCCATCATCATCACCACCATGGAGGTGGGTGTTGTTCAGGTGATGCTAAAGTTGTTGAAACAACTCAAGCTGAAGATGCTAAAGCAACAAGTTCCAAACAGAGCGTTGCTGCTCGTGTTAACAGCCACTCTTGCCGGAGACGGTGCTCTACGAGACGCTGCCCTTGCCGGTGA